One Thalassotalea sediminis DNA segment encodes these proteins:
- a CDS encoding sensor domain-containing diguanylate cyclase codes for MASLKVDLTSPIHVFMKDILHEAQQVLNVSRITVWLLKPKKLVCVANTDWHQSEVPSELPILLKQDYPAYFDAIKFGEAIIANNATTDQRTLEFNETYLKPQNIKSMLDTIIFENGFPAGVVCCEQTKRLRKWKKHEVHFAEVLADCCSYRFKAKEQAALEDKLTNMAFLDDLTQTYNRRFFFNSIDKVISLHSRVKAPLAIAMLDLDNFKAINDNLGHDGGDKVLKHFSTLTKHTIRTEDLFCRFGGEEFIVVFQHKTARQAYIVIERLRTMLKEQPVIIDNHEFPFSFSAGICQVMLKQPINESIKKADIALYKAKNNGKCLTEVLTDSE; via the coding sequence ATGGCGTCATTAAAAGTTGATCTAACATCACCCATTCATGTCTTTATGAAAGACATTTTACATGAGGCACAACAAGTATTAAATGTTAGCAGAATAACGGTTTGGTTATTAAAACCAAAAAAGTTAGTGTGTGTAGCAAATACCGACTGGCATCAAAGTGAAGTACCAAGCGAACTTCCTATTTTACTAAAACAAGATTATCCCGCCTACTTCGATGCCATTAAATTCGGCGAAGCTATCATAGCCAATAATGCAACAACTGACCAACGTACGTTAGAATTCAACGAAACATACCTAAAACCCCAAAATATAAAGTCTATGCTAGATACCATTATCTTTGAGAATGGCTTTCCCGCAGGTGTGGTGTGTTGTGAACAAACAAAACGACTACGTAAATGGAAGAAGCATGAAGTACATTTTGCCGAAGTACTCGCTGATTGCTGCTCCTACCGTTTCAAAGCCAAAGAACAAGCCGCGTTAGAAGATAAATTGACAAACATGGCATTTTTGGATGATCTAACACAAACCTATAATCGTCGCTTCTTCTTCAACTCAATTGATAAAGTGATAAGTTTACACAGCCGCGTTAAAGCCCCTCTTGCCATTGCCATGTTAGATCTTGATAACTTTAAAGCAATAAATGACAACTTGGGACATGACGGCGGAGATAAGGTATTAAAGCATTTTTCTACACTAACGAAACACACAATCAGAACTGAAGACCTCTTTTGTCGGTTTGGCGGCGAGGAGTTTATTGTTGTTTTTCAACATAAAACAGCACGTCAGGCTTATATTGTTATTGAGCGATTACGCACCATGCTTAAGGAGCAACCGGTAATAATTGACAATCACGAGTTTCCTTTCAGCTTTTCAGCTGGCATTTGCCAAGTGATGTTAAAGCAGCCTATTAACGAATCTATTAAAAAAGCAGATATTGCATTATATAAAGCAAAAAACAATGGCAAATGTTTAACCGAAGTACTTACAGACTCAGAATAG
- a CDS encoding MFS transporter: protein MRNQTKVMRHNKFALLNLLAFLSFAVVTTEFAMVGFLPEIAVQLDISLAKAGKFVTWFALGAAVVGPCLTLLAKAFDAKRVLVLVVIAFTLANVVIVTLPHYQVIVVTRFIQGGFLPVILSIIAMIAVDTFGDNRQYWAISRVNVGVVIATVIGIPLSAFLALKYNWQLIFLLLSVLGFFAIIGVVIYLPHVTPEKQKTKKNKSPLILQPLFLLHLLISMFLFTALFTVYTYITPFILAITTFNNEAVGWLLFIFGVAGVVGNWVAGQLFFQRIIQPSVYLSLLFFLVVMLFTHIGAYWKFSALFILALWGAVHMAAFVITQVRIIQVAHEDKAFALSLNMAVCNLGIGCGAVVGGWVSSQYAVDKVGNVAASIALVTALVAWLCQIQRK from the coding sequence GTGAGAAATCAAACAAAAGTAATGCGCCATAATAAATTCGCGCTTTTGAACCTTCTTGCTTTTTTATCTTTTGCGGTCGTCACAACAGAATTTGCCATGGTAGGTTTTTTGCCTGAAATAGCGGTACAGCTAGATATTTCATTGGCGAAAGCGGGGAAGTTTGTAACTTGGTTTGCATTAGGGGCCGCGGTGGTAGGTCCTTGCTTAACGTTATTGGCAAAAGCATTCGATGCTAAGCGTGTGTTAGTGCTTGTTGTTATTGCTTTTACCTTGGCGAATGTTGTTATTGTTACATTGCCCCACTATCAGGTGATTGTGGTAACTCGATTTATTCAGGGCGGTTTTTTACCGGTTATTTTAAGTATTATAGCCATGATTGCTGTTGATACTTTCGGTGATAACCGTCAATACTGGGCAATCTCACGTGTAAACGTGGGGGTGGTGATTGCTACTGTAATAGGTATTCCACTTAGTGCTTTTTTGGCGTTGAAATATAATTGGCAGCTTATTTTTTTGCTGCTGTCAGTATTGGGTTTTTTTGCCATTATTGGTGTTGTTATTTACTTGCCACACGTAACACCAGAAAAACAAAAAACTAAAAAGAATAAATCGCCTTTAATTCTACAACCTTTGTTTTTATTACACCTTTTGATATCAATGTTCTTATTTACGGCTTTGTTTACCGTATATACATATATAACGCCTTTCATCTTAGCTATAACAACCTTTAATAATGAAGCAGTTGGATGGTTGTTGTTTATCTTTGGCGTTGCTGGTGTGGTAGGTAATTGGGTGGCTGGACAACTCTTTTTTCAGCGAATTATCCAACCAAGCGTCTATCTTAGTTTACTATTCTTTTTAGTTGTTATGCTATTTACTCACATCGGCGCATACTGGAAATTTTCAGCGCTATTTATTTTGGCGTTATGGGGCGCAGTGCATATGGCAGCGTTTGTGATCACACAGGTTAGAATAATTCAGGTAGCTCACGAAGATAAAGCGTTTGCATTATCACTTAATATGGCAGTATGTAATTTAGGCATTGGTTGTGGGGCTGTTGTTGGTGGCTGGGTTTCTAGTCAATATGCTGTAGATAAGGTCGGTAATGTAGCGGCAAGTATCGCATTGGTAACTGCCTTGGTTGCATGGTTATGTCAAATACAGAGAAAATAA
- a CDS encoding SDR family NAD(P)-dependent oxidoreductase produces MQRLKNKVALITGGSRGMGAAIAERLAQEGANVVITYVNNEEKAHGVVAKLRDIGAKAIAIKADNADPQAITSGVDATVAAFGQLDILVNNAGIFNPKPIEAVTLEDINQILNINVRAVVLASKAAAAYMKPGGRIISIGSNLAERAVMPGLSLYSLSKAALIGFTKGLARDLGQQGITVNIVHPGSTNTDMNPADGEYSDMQRNAMCIPQYAEPDDIAGVIAFIASEEGKCMTASELTIDGGANA; encoded by the coding sequence ATGCAACGATTAAAAAATAAAGTAGCACTTATTACAGGGGGAAGCCGAGGAATGGGCGCCGCCATTGCCGAACGATTAGCTCAAGAGGGGGCTAACGTGGTGATTACCTATGTAAATAATGAAGAAAAAGCACATGGTGTAGTGGCTAAACTGAGAGATATTGGTGCTAAAGCGATTGCGATTAAAGCTGATAATGCCGATCCTCAAGCAATAACATCTGGAGTTGATGCAACAGTCGCAGCGTTTGGTCAGCTTGATATTTTAGTGAATAATGCTGGCATTTTTAATCCTAAACCAATAGAAGCAGTGACATTAGAAGATATCAATCAAATACTAAACATCAATGTACGTGCAGTAGTGCTCGCTTCTAAGGCAGCCGCTGCGTATATGAAACCAGGAGGTAGAATTATTTCTATAGGCAGTAACCTTGCAGAACGTGCAGTAATGCCAGGGTTAAGTTTATACAGCCTCAGTAAAGCTGCGCTTATTGGATTTACTAAAGGGCTAGCACGTGATTTAGGTCAACAAGGTATTACGGTGAATATTGTTCATCCTGGTTCTACAAATACAGATATGAATCCGGCAGATGGTGAATACAGTGATATGCAACGCAATGCTATGTGCATACCACAATATGCTGAGCCTGATGATATTGCGGGTGTAATCGCATTTATTGCAAGTGAAGAAGGGAAGTGTATGACAGCTTCTGAGCTAACTATTGATGGTGGCGCAAACGCGTAA
- a CDS encoding TetR/AcrR family transcriptional regulator yields MSTRGRPRKFDRTKTLRNAMMTFWQQGYDNTSMADLVAAMGINTPSIYSTFGSKEALFNEVITLYRTSEGSKIWQETMRESSAEAAIKTLLTLSAEEFTQANKPKGCLIILGAMNPDDTNLPIHHLLQECRAESKENLISLLKRDIENGRLKSEIDCLAIATYYITLQQGMSIQARDGASKETLLSVAEIGLIAWPLLIK; encoded by the coding sequence ATGAGTACACGAGGAAGACCACGTAAATTTGATAGAACAAAAACTCTACGTAATGCAATGATGACTTTTTGGCAGCAAGGTTACGATAATACTTCCATGGCGGATCTCGTAGCCGCTATGGGCATTAACACCCCCAGTATTTATTCAACTTTTGGATCTAAAGAAGCATTGTTCAATGAGGTAATAACGCTATATCGCACATCAGAGGGTAGTAAAATATGGCAGGAAACCATGCGAGAAAGTTCTGCCGAAGCAGCCATAAAAACGCTATTAACATTGAGTGCAGAGGAATTTACCCAAGCAAATAAGCCAAAAGGTTGTTTGATTATATTAGGTGCAATGAATCCAGATGACACAAACCTACCCATACATCATTTGTTGCAAGAGTGTCGTGCAGAAAGTAAAGAAAACCTTATTAGCTTGCTAAAGCGTGATATTGAAAACGGTAGACTTAAATCTGAAATTGACTGTCTTGCTATTGCAACGTATTACATTACCCTTCAACAAGGGATGTCTATTCAAGCCCGTGATGGCGCATCAAAAGAAACACTGCTATCTGTAGCAGAAATTGGCTTAATCGCTTGGCCCCTACTAATAAAATAA
- a CDS encoding M1 family aminopeptidase encodes MKSLLIAELKLQRRHWLWLLAMVLSFAFGTFVINKQTPDMDIQISGAYFLIKTFAIQLLLLPVLVAIFSAQATIRDFESDMAGIVYASSTKLTQVLIARFIAFFLLCWCVYLSFGVGIFVGLTTQPSISLVLPLASLGWALLVLALPNVLFVCAIFFAIGLYGKRSIYLYLNACLLFFAYQFFLTINGSPLMASRVAVSAELASLYSWIDPFALSTYFEQVKQWQPSDKNTLLPTFDKTLVTNRLLVVFAALVVTVYTIMHHVRNFKIDAMKDESMLIPNWIKRLTFSLTRSFALPFIARLRAKLPAYSVLTIAHKEWQLSVKTKTFFAMCCALVFLITSEVYFGYIHLENLGTSAIASTMITVNRYIADILPRFGGLFMLFLAAELCWRDQQSKVKSLIDSTPVSNAALFFGRLIALCFVPLFFITLSIVASIIMQSAHGGDISLSVYLSMYFYFGLPMIWLATLCVVIHALLPNKYLALGITFALFVCFETSMLQSFGLEHPLWTLGQLPLLSFSEFVGFGGEIDALVGYLIFRYSLLIVLSLIAFKFFRRGEELSSAFTSPMLWHRNEKAIFVCCLVAIVITLGNIVYQTWYIGHYQSSNDRHVWKASYEKKYAYLKDQASLSAEQVTTVVELMPNERRLTINAEYQLVNRSENAITQLVFSTPLPFHYRNIQVENAKQMSYDQAHQTHIYAFSQPIQPGQFTQLRFTADYQQNGYLGVPGDNFLTRNYSYIRFLRYLPFFGYVKHYQLTNKGLREKFALPKLTHTTLEQDLEKYQGDMSELYDWAMLDTTIVTNEDHIAFAPGKLVKQWQEGSKKAFQYKTQGKVRNIGHIVSHNFPVKTEKVAHTTVDVYYPENKEDYAERHLSAIRDALHYGNEHFGSIMTNNLRLVPVAGFFPSTGYALPHTIFIGEGVGFHVDLTNKAGFDHLYRRTVHEVAHQWWGHGLNGAATEGEAVLVETLAKYTEMVLLARKYGDDYVKQLIKYEQQRYFSGRSRTNINELPLYRSDENYLIYSKGAAAMYALKQQLGESAINKALKKLVALHSYPNKPATTLDFIAYLQEDKTAEQQQLINNWFKEVIVHDVEITKAELSNAEHGYVVSICLQDNKAALSRVNVSVFTGKEKQIDSMNIATNIKKGVNTCVKWQLATKPHYIELDPSLLLLDSNRENNRYIFGLK; translated from the coding sequence ATGAAAAGTTTACTAATTGCCGAGCTAAAATTACAACGTCGCCACTGGCTTTGGTTGCTTGCTATGGTGTTATCTTTTGCCTTTGGTACTTTTGTTATAAATAAGCAAACACCAGATATGGATATTCAGATCAGTGGCGCATATTTTCTGATCAAAACGTTTGCTATTCAACTTTTACTATTGCCTGTTTTGGTCGCGATATTTTCAGCGCAAGCGACTATTAGAGATTTTGAAAGTGATATGGCAGGTATTGTGTATGCAAGCAGCACTAAGCTAACACAGGTACTTATTGCAAGGTTTATAGCGTTTTTTCTTCTCTGTTGGTGTGTTTATCTGAGTTTTGGCGTTGGCATTTTCGTTGGTTTAACAACGCAACCGTCCATTTCTTTAGTCTTACCTCTTGCCAGCCTTGGTTGGGCGTTACTTGTGTTAGCGTTACCTAACGTTTTATTTGTTTGTGCAATATTTTTTGCGATTGGTCTATATGGTAAACGCAGTATTTATTTGTATTTAAATGCGTGTTTATTATTCTTTGCCTACCAATTCTTTTTAACCATCAATGGTTCACCGTTAATGGCTAGTAGAGTCGCTGTTTCTGCTGAATTGGCTTCATTATATTCGTGGATAGACCCTTTTGCTTTAAGTACCTATTTTGAGCAAGTAAAGCAATGGCAGCCTTCAGACAAAAATACGCTTTTGCCAACTTTTGACAAGACTTTAGTTACCAATCGTCTACTGGTTGTTTTCGCCGCGTTGGTCGTCACGGTTTATACCATAATGCATCATGTGAGAAATTTTAAAATAGATGCGATGAAAGATGAAAGCATGTTGATACCGAATTGGATAAAGCGCTTGACGTTTTCTTTAACGCGTTCGTTTGCGCTTCCTTTTATTGCTCGACTTCGAGCTAAATTGCCCGCGTATAGTGTACTTACCATCGCACATAAAGAATGGCAGCTGAGCGTTAAAACCAAAACATTTTTTGCTATGTGTTGCGCATTAGTGTTTTTAATAACGAGCGAAGTCTACTTTGGCTATATACATCTTGAAAACTTAGGCACGTCGGCAATTGCCTCTACGATGATCACCGTCAATCGATATATTGCCGATATTTTACCGCGGTTTGGTGGTTTATTTATGTTGTTTCTTGCTGCTGAATTGTGCTGGCGTGATCAGCAAAGTAAGGTTAAATCACTCATCGATAGTACGCCTGTCAGTAATGCAGCGTTGTTTTTTGGTCGTTTAATAGCGCTGTGCTTTGTCCCGTTATTTTTTATTACTTTGAGTATTGTTGCTTCCATCATTATGCAGTCTGCTCATGGTGGAGACATTAGTCTGAGTGTGTATTTGTCGATGTATTTTTATTTTGGATTGCCGATGATTTGGTTAGCAACGCTTTGTGTCGTGATACACGCATTGTTACCCAATAAATACTTAGCACTGGGTATCACCTTTGCCTTATTTGTCTGTTTTGAAACTAGCATGCTGCAATCTTTTGGTTTAGAGCACCCATTATGGACACTCGGGCAATTGCCGCTCTTAAGTTTCTCTGAGTTTGTTGGCTTTGGTGGTGAAATCGATGCATTAGTTGGCTACTTAATTTTTAGATATAGTTTACTTATTGTTTTATCACTTATTGCGTTTAAATTTTTCCGTCGTGGTGAGGAGTTATCATCGGCCTTTACTTCGCCTATGTTATGGCATCGTAATGAGAAAGCGATATTCGTTTGTTGTTTAGTGGCTATTGTTATAACGCTTGGTAACATCGTATATCAGACTTGGTACATAGGTCATTACCAATCAAGTAATGATCGGCATGTGTGGAAAGCAAGTTATGAAAAAAAATATGCTTACTTAAAAGATCAAGCGTCACTGTCTGCCGAACAAGTTACAACAGTGGTTGAGTTGATGCCTAATGAAAGACGTTTGACAATTAATGCTGAATACCAGTTAGTTAATCGTAGCGAAAACGCTATTACGCAGTTGGTATTTTCTACTCCTTTGCCTTTTCATTACCGAAATATTCAAGTAGAGAATGCTAAGCAGATGTCGTATGACCAAGCCCATCAAACACATATTTATGCATTTTCTCAGCCGATTCAGCCAGGTCAATTTACTCAGTTACGTTTTACTGCGGATTATCAGCAAAATGGATACTTAGGTGTACCTGGAGATAACTTTTTAACCCGTAATTACAGTTATATTCGTTTCTTACGCTATCTACCATTTTTTGGCTATGTTAAGCACTATCAATTAACCAATAAGGGTTTACGCGAAAAGTTCGCTTTACCTAAACTTACGCATACCACACTTGAACAAGATCTTGAAAAATATCAAGGTGATATGTCAGAGCTTTATGATTGGGCAATGTTAGATACTACCATTGTAACGAATGAAGACCACATTGCATTTGCACCAGGAAAATTGGTTAAACAATGGCAAGAGGGAAGCAAAAAAGCGTTTCAATATAAAACACAAGGAAAAGTGCGCAATATCGGGCATATTGTTTCGCACAATTTCCCCGTTAAAACGGAAAAAGTTGCTCATACAACAGTTGACGTTTACTACCCCGAAAACAAAGAAGACTATGCCGAACGTCATTTAAGTGCTATTCGTGATGCCTTGCATTATGGTAATGAACACTTTGGCTCAATAATGACTAATAACTTGCGTTTAGTGCCTGTTGCAGGTTTTTTCCCTTCTACTGGTTATGCGTTACCGCATACTATTTTCATTGGTGAAGGCGTTGGATTTCACGTTGATTTAACGAATAAAGCGGGCTTTGACCATTTATACCGTCGAACGGTGCATGAAGTCGCGCATCAGTGGTGGGGACATGGCTTGAATGGCGCTGCAACAGAAGGAGAAGCGGTATTAGTAGAAACACTGGCGAAGTATACGGAAATGGTATTATTAGCACGTAAGTATGGTGACGACTACGTAAAGCAGCTTATTAAGTATGAGCAACAACGTTACTTTTCAGGTCGTTCGCGTACGAATATTAATGAATTGCCCCTTTATCGAAGTGATGAAAATTATCTCATCTATTCAAAAGGTGCTGCTGCTATGTATGCACTTAAACAGCAACTGGGCGAATCGGCGATCAATAAGGCGTTAAAAAAATTAGTCGCGTTACATTCGTATCCAAATAAACCAGCAACTACATTAGATTTTATTGCCTACCTACAGGAAGATAAAACCGCTGAACAGCAGCAGTTGATAAATAATTGGTTTAAAGAGGTCATTGTTCATGATGTTGAAATTACTAAAGCAGAGTTGAGCAATGCTGAACATGGCTACGTTGTCAGTATTTGTTTGCAAGATAATAAAGCAGCGCTGTCTCGGGTAAATGTAAGTGTGTTTACTGGCAAGGAAAAACAAATAGATAGCATGAATATTGCCACGAATATTAAGAAAGGGGTTAACACGTGTGTTAAGTGGCAACTAGCAACAAAACCACATTATATTGAGCTTGATCCATCGCTGTTATTGCTTGATAGCAATAGAGAAAATAATCGGTATATTTTTGGTTTGAAGTAA
- a CDS encoding ABC transporter ATP-binding protein, whose translation MLTITDLCKTYAEKKSQNIPALDHVNLSIGSGMFGLLGPNGAGKSSLMRTIATLQKPDAGTITFAGENIIEHPEFMRKQLGYLPQDYGVYPGVSAYELLDYLAKLKGVTDGKKRNAQIDKLLTQVNLTQHKSHAVSRFSGGMKQRFGIAQALLGDPKMLIVDEPTAGLDPEERNRFHNLLVEISRDKVVLLSTHIVEDVSHLCPNMAILAAGKIVKQGSPAQLIEQVKGKIWQIKTSKANLEGVIPKTQVISQRLFAGEATIHVYSEHQPSPDFHQVSPDLEDAYFAALHCNTSELQDI comes from the coding sequence ATGCTAACAATAACTGACTTATGTAAGACTTACGCAGAGAAAAAGAGTCAAAATATTCCTGCATTAGATCATGTAAATTTATCAATTGGTTCTGGCATGTTTGGACTTTTAGGGCCGAATGGCGCTGGTAAGTCGAGCTTAATGAGGACTATTGCAACCTTGCAAAAGCCTGATGCTGGCACGATAACATTTGCCGGCGAAAATATTATTGAACACCCTGAGTTTATGCGTAAACAGTTGGGTTATTTGCCTCAAGATTACGGTGTTTATCCAGGAGTATCTGCTTATGAGTTACTTGATTACCTAGCAAAACTAAAGGGCGTGACTGATGGTAAAAAGCGCAATGCTCAAATCGATAAGTTACTAACACAAGTCAACCTGACACAGCATAAAAGTCACGCCGTTAGTCGATTTTCAGGGGGCATGAAGCAACGTTTTGGTATAGCACAGGCATTATTGGGCGATCCTAAAATGCTGATTGTTGACGAGCCTACAGCAGGGCTTGATCCAGAAGAACGCAATCGCTTTCATAATTTACTGGTTGAAATAAGCCGCGACAAAGTGGTGCTGTTGTCAACGCATATTGTTGAAGATGTCAGTCATCTTTGCCCAAACATGGCGATACTTGCCGCGGGAAAAATTGTTAAACAAGGCTCTCCTGCACAATTGATTGAACAAGTTAAGGGCAAAATTTGGCAGATAAAAACCAGTAAAGCTAACCTCGAAGGCGTTATTCCCAAGACGCAAGTCATCAGTCAACGGTTATTCGCTGGAGAGGCGACCATTCATGTTTATAGTGAGCATCAACCTAGCCCCGACTTTCATCAAGTATCACCTGATTTAGAAGATGCTTATTTTGCAGCGTTACATTGCAATACTTCTGAATTACAAGACATTTAG
- a CDS encoding sensor histidine kinase — MFSRSFSKTFFSYFFSPYMPFSLYLAFIVSYAFLTVNELNWITFTERVCVLTILISPALLCKYQSLKHRKVVAYTWWVVGFIGLPLLHIILLENYIAYAATFFNTLLIFVCLLAIEAITLLNRYIKPMNLTRLKDKFTMDNILLAIVILFSLFWSLVFNSVDNPMENQPIHVIIDLKRNLLRFDELLAYFIQFLSFYLCGYFLYWVNHHVLINKVMARFGVFHYLWTACIFTLIASPLLSQIALFLPINSTQFTLLPSGNSDPFDSWNLRIAFIIMAISLPLILAFKWQHQVAEVLKLKQQNTEAELKWLQQQINPHFLFNTLNNLYSMVLTKKAQAPQCILQLSNLLRFVVYKGGNHRVSLKDEIAYLTDYIALQQIRVSHKATLTINIDQKLAENTQFKIAPLLLIVLIENAFKHGIDATDKPAWLSVDLSLEGNELSVKCHNSIDERLNNSQSKPQEKQIDGGLGLENLQRRLALDYTNKHQLNISAQPHEFLVTLTVELENNG; from the coding sequence ATGTTTTCTCGTTCCTTTTCAAAAACATTCTTCTCTTATTTTTTTTCTCCATATATGCCGTTTAGTCTCTACCTTGCTTTTATCGTATCTTATGCCTTTTTAACCGTTAACGAGCTTAATTGGATAACCTTTACTGAAAGAGTATGCGTATTGACGATTCTCATTTCACCTGCACTGTTATGTAAGTATCAAAGCTTAAAGCACCGTAAAGTCGTAGCATATACTTGGTGGGTAGTTGGATTCATTGGCCTGCCACTGCTACATATTATTTTACTCGAGAACTACATTGCGTATGCGGCGACCTTTTTTAACACATTACTAATATTTGTTTGTTTGCTTGCAATAGAAGCGATTACATTACTAAATCGATACATTAAACCAATGAACTTAACTCGCCTTAAAGATAAGTTCACCATGGACAACATCCTGTTAGCCATTGTCATACTTTTTAGTTTATTTTGGTCATTAGTATTTAACTCGGTAGATAATCCGATGGAGAACCAACCCATTCACGTTATCATTGATTTAAAGCGAAACTTGCTGCGATTTGATGAATTATTAGCGTATTTTATACAGTTTCTTAGCTTTTATTTATGCGGCTATTTCCTCTACTGGGTTAACCACCATGTATTGATCAACAAAGTAATGGCCCGTTTTGGCGTATTTCACTATTTATGGACTGCCTGTATTTTTACCCTAATTGCTTCGCCTTTACTCAGTCAAATCGCGCTGTTTTTACCCATAAATAGCACGCAATTTACTTTACTGCCCAGTGGTAACAGCGACCCATTTGATAGTTGGAATTTACGCATAGCATTTATTATCATGGCAATTAGTTTACCGTTGATATTGGCGTTTAAATGGCAACACCAAGTCGCTGAGGTACTGAAATTAAAACAGCAAAATACCGAGGCAGAGTTGAAGTGGTTACAACAACAAATTAACCCTCACTTCTTGTTCAATACCCTCAACAACTTATATTCAATGGTGTTAACTAAAAAAGCGCAAGCACCGCAATGTATACTACAGTTATCCAACCTGTTGCGATTTGTCGTGTATAAAGGTGGTAATCATCGTGTAAGTTTAAAAGACGAAATTGCTTACTTAACTGACTATATTGCACTACAACAAATTCGCGTCAGCCATAAAGCGACATTAACCATTAATATTGACCAAAAACTAGCAGAGAATACCCAATTTAAAATAGCTCCATTACTCTTAATCGTACTCATAGAAAACGCCTTTAAACATGGTATTGATGCAACGGATAAGCCCGCTTGGTTATCTGTCGATTTGTCACTTGAGGGCAATGAGCTTAGTGTAAAATGTCATAACTCCATTGATGAAAGACTGAATAACAGTCAATCAAAACCACAAGAAAAACAAATAGACGGTGGCCTTGGACTTGAAAATTTACAACGTCGATTGGCGCTTGATTACACTAATAAGCATCAATTGAATATTTCGGCACAACCACATGAGTTTTTAGTAACCTTAACTGTGGAGTTAGAAAATAATGGATAA
- a CDS encoding LytR/AlgR family response regulator transcription factor, producing the protein MDKLNALIIDDEPLAHDILQSFCDNVPFINVVGQCYSATQALDFLSKQSVDLLFLDINMPMLSGLDLLKVLKEKPQVVITSAYQEHALESYELDVSDYLLKPFSFERFLQACNKSLNHYKLVQQATHTDNPKTIKQIFVKVDKKQLKINLADVSCFEAYGNYVKIWRDGKSVLTPRTLSSFVEQLKDSSFLQVHKSAMVNLEHIRFIEGNKITLIDEREINIGKSFKAQALRKISELTKL; encoded by the coding sequence ATGGATAAGCTTAACGCTTTAATCATTGACGACGAACCCCTAGCACACGATATTTTACAGAGCTTTTGTGACAACGTTCCGTTTATCAACGTTGTTGGACAGTGTTATTCTGCCACCCAAGCGCTTGACTTTCTTTCCAAGCAATCGGTTGACCTGCTATTTTTGGATATTAATATGCCAATGCTTTCGGGTCTAGACTTGCTTAAAGTTTTGAAAGAAAAACCACAGGTTGTTATCACTAGTGCCTATCAAGAGCATGCATTAGAAAGTTATGAATTAGATGTAAGTGACTACCTTTTAAAGCCCTTTTCATTTGAACGCTTTCTTCAGGCTTGCAACAAATCACTTAATCACTATAAATTAGTTCAACAAGCAACGCACACAGATAATCCCAAAACCATAAAGCAGATATTTGTTAAAGTAGATAAAAAGCAACTTAAAATAAACTTAGCAGACGTTAGTTGTTTTGAAGCTTACGGAAATTACGTGAAGATTTGGCGTGATGGTAAAAGCGTTTTAACACCAAGAACACTGTCAAGCTTTGTAGAGCAACTTAAAGACTCGTCCTTTTTACAAGTGCACAAATCGGCCATGGTAAACCTTGAACATATTCGTTTTATTGAAGGAAATAAAATAACGTTAATCGATGAACGAGAGATCAATATTGGTAAGTCATTTAAAGCGCAAGCATTAAGAAAAATTTCCGAATTAACAAAACTTTAG